In Thermodesulfobacteriota bacterium, the following proteins share a genomic window:
- a CDS encoding DNA mismatch repair protein MutL, which produces FQKPSGDTVNPEFLAMEVVGQLWGEFLVAQAAKEFFIIDQHGAAERVRFEKLRKGYRSGSVPSQYLLIPERIETAPDEKAAVEGAMAELERLGFEVAPFGSSTSKGGGTFIIKAAPEMLGGREAGRLVTDLAEELSTLGGSANVERKLDEVFIRVACHSVVRGRRPLTGEEAAALLRDLSEVDFSGHCPHGRPVVKKVTREEVERMFKRG; this is translated from the coding sequence GTTCCAAAAACCGTCCGGGGATACGGTAAACCCCGAGTTTCTCGCAATGGAGGTCGTGGGGCAGCTATGGGGCGAGTTCCTCGTTGCCCAGGCCGCTAAAGAGTTCTTCATAATAGACCAGCACGGCGCGGCCGAGAGGGTCAGGTTTGAAAAGCTCAGGAAGGGGTACCGTTCCGGCTCCGTACCCTCGCAGTACCTTCTTATCCCGGAACGGATAGAGACCGCCCCGGACGAGAAGGCCGCCGTCGAAGGCGCCATGGCCGAGCTCGAGAGGCTCGGCTTCGAGGTGGCCCCGTTCGGCTCTTCGACGAGCAAGGGCGGCGGCACCTTTATAATAAAGGCCGCGCCCGAGATGCTCGGAGGCAGGGAAGCGGGGCGGCTCGTAACCGACCTTGCCGAAGAGCTTTCAACGCTCGGCGGGAGCGCGAACGTCGAGAGAAAGCTGGACGAGGTGTTCATAAGAGTCGCCTGCCACAGTGTCGTTAGGGGCAGGAGGCCGCTTACGGGGGAAGAGGCCGCGGCCCTCTTAAGGGACCTCTCGGAGGTGGACTTTTCCGGACACTGCCCGCACGGAAGGCCGGTCGTAAAGAAGGTCACGAGGGAAGAGGTGGAGAGGATGTTCAAGAGAGGATGA
- the miaA gene encoding tRNA (adenosine(37)-N6)-dimethylallyltransferase MiaA, with translation MTGTGRIKIVIIVGPTASGKSRLAIELARVFDGEVVSADSMQVYKGMDIGTARPSPAERGAVPHHLMDIVDPDCDYTAARFREDAAAAINDIDSRGKRAFVVGGTGLYIRALTEGLFEGPGEDHRFRDGLKKEAAEHGGQSLHRKLAEVDPVSASRTHPNNTHRVVRALEVYHLTGRPISELQAEHGFGEEPFDLLKIGLVKEREALYRDIDGRVDGMMEAGLLAEVCRLIDAGYGAGYKEGLKSMQGLGYKEMLDHVAGGCTLEEAVRLLKRNTRHYAKRQMTWFKKDKDIRWFTSGESSVIIPVVREYFAVEVAASG, from the coding sequence ATGACCGGTACGGGCAGGATAAAGATAGTTATAATAGTTGGGCCCACGGCCTCGGGGAAGAGCCGGCTTGCTATAGAGCTCGCCCGCGTCTTCGACGGGGAGGTGGTAAGCGCCGATTCCATGCAGGTATATAAAGGGATGGATATAGGCACTGCCAGGCCCTCCCCTGCGGAGCGCGGCGCCGTACCGCACCACCTTATGGATATAGTGGACCCGGACTGCGACTACACCGCGGCGCGCTTCAGGGAGGACGCAGCGGCCGCGATAAACGATATAGACTCGCGCGGGAAGAGGGCTTTCGTCGTGGGCGGCACCGGGCTCTACATACGCGCCCTGACCGAAGGGCTCTTCGAGGGGCCCGGCGAAGACCATAGGTTCAGAGACGGCCTTAAGAAGGAAGCCGCCGAGCACGGCGGGCAGTCGCTTCACCGGAAACTCGCGGAGGTCGACCCGGTCTCGGCCTCCCGCACGCACCCCAATAACACCCACAGGGTCGTAAGGGCGCTAGAGGTCTACCACCTTACGGGCCGTCCGATATCGGAACTTCAGGCCGAGCACGGCTTCGGGGAAGAGCCTTTCGACCTGCTCAAGATAGGGCTCGTGAAGGAGAGGGAGGCTTTATACCGCGACATAGACGGGCGGGTGGACGGGATGATGGAGGCGGGTCTGCTTGCCGAGGTCTGCCGCCTGATCGATGCGGGTTATGGCGCGGGTTATAAAGAAGGGTTGAAGTCCATGCAGGGTCTGGGGTATAAAGAGATGTTAGACCACGTGGCCGGAGGGTGTACGCTCGAGGAGGCGGTCCGGCTCTTAAAGAGGAATACAAGGCACTACGCCAAAAGACAGATGACCTGGTTTAAGAAGGACAAGGATATAAGGTGGTTCACTTCCGGGGAGAGTTCCGTTATAATCCCCGTCGTGAGGGAGTACTTCGCCGTGGAGGTCGCGGCGTCCGGGTGA
- a CDS encoding GNA1162 family protein yields MKRVKILLLSVFVLCLVLSACSREVPYRLSKGYAEASPVTLLVLPVEGRRGSAEVKGLLRDTVTERLLNMGYRIVNPERVNDAYLRISPERLEKLSPDEMCELFDADAVLYTKMTVWRERLFLNYASLKIGAAFKLYSKGGTRLWKAKYKTKESDLRFDKEFMKLSVIEAYEPRVHRVVDAVFSTLPVRVARKEEGKKFFDWLP; encoded by the coding sequence ATGAAAAGGGTTAAGATACTACTGCTGTCTGTTTTTGTTCTCTGTCTGGTCCTCTCGGCCTGCTCGAGGGAGGTGCCCTACAGGCTTTCGAAGGGCTACGCCGAGGCGAGCCCCGTAACCCTGCTGGTGCTCCCGGTGGAGGGCAGGCGGGGGAGCGCGGAGGTAAAGGGCCTTTTAAGGGACACCGTCACCGAAAGGCTCCTGAACATGGGCTACAGGATCGTCAACCCGGAGAGGGTAAACGACGCCTACCTGAGAATAAGCCCCGAACGCCTCGAAAAGCTCTCCCCGGACGAAATGTGCGAGCTCTTCGATGCCGACGCGGTGCTCTACACGAAGATGACCGTATGGAGGGAGAGGCTCTTCCTCAACTACGCCTCCTTGAAGATCGGCGCCGCGTTCAAGCTCTACTCAAAGGGCGGCACCAGGCTGTGGAAGGCGAAGTACAAGACCAAGGAGTCGGACCTGCGGTTTGATAAGGAATTTATGAAGCTCTCGGTAATAGAGGCGTACGAGCCGAGGGTCCACAGAGTAGTGGATGCGGTCTTCTCGACCCTGCCGGTAAGGGTCGCGCGGAAGGAGGAGGGGAAAAAATTCTTCGACTGGCTCCCGTAA
- a CDS encoding CDP-alcohol phosphatidyltransferase family protein, whose translation MSIYPTLNIPNVLTIVRLLLVPVFVVLVAYEMFYAALAVFITAGITDALDGFIAKRFDQSTEFGTLMDPVADKFLLISAFIVLTIKGWMPPLLCTLVILRDMVIIVGFIMLASAEKRIDVVPAREGKITTTLQIITVIMAILAAGEPDPLFTGLVVVTAAATVYSGFYYVWREVGARKGRG comes from the coding sequence ATGTCCATATACCCCACGCTCAATATCCCCAACGTCCTGACCATAGTCCGGCTCTTGCTGGTGCCGGTGTTCGTGGTCCTGGTGGCCTACGAGATGTTCTACGCGGCGCTGGCCGTCTTTATCACGGCCGGCATTACCGACGCGCTCGACGGCTTTATCGCCAAGAGGTTCGACCAGAGTACCGAGTTCGGCACCCTCATGGACCCGGTGGCGGACAAGTTCCTCCTCATATCGGCCTTTATCGTGCTTACGATAAAGGGCTGGATGCCGCCGCTCCTCTGCACGCTGGTTATTTTGAGGGACATGGTCATCATCGTAGGCTTCATAATGCTTGCGAGTGCCGAGAAGAGGATAGACGTGGTGCCCGCAAGAGAGGGCAAGATAACCACCACGCTGCAGATTATAACGGTCATAATGGCCATACTCGCTGCGGGCGAGCCCGACCCGCTGTTTACGGGGCTCGTCGTTGTCACTGCGGCCGCTACCGTCTATAGCGGCTTTTACTACGTCTGGAGGGAGGTCGGCGCACGTAAGGGGAGGGGTTAA
- a CDS encoding Rrf2 family transcriptional regulator has product MRLTTKGQYAVRAMVNLAAHDDGRPVNLKDISREEGISLSYLEQLFVKLRKGSVVRSVRGPGGGYVLAKPSSEISVGEVIRVVEEPLNPVACLDDDPEACERSDGCITQKVWKGLGDRIKEFLNSISIEELSHEVKAHGGEGPAEDNVRCPPA; this is encoded by the coding sequence ATGAGGCTTACGACCAAAGGTCAATACGCCGTGAGGGCCATGGTAAACCTCGCCGCTCACGATGACGGCAGGCCCGTGAACCTTAAGGATATTTCAAGGGAGGAAGGGATCTCGCTTTCCTACCTCGAGCAGCTCTTCGTAAAGCTCAGGAAGGGGAGCGTGGTAAGGAGTGTCCGGGGTCCCGGCGGCGGCTACGTGCTGGCCAAGCCCTCCTCGGAGATAAGCGTCGGGGAGGTTATAAGGGTGGTCGAGGAGCCGCTTAACCCGGTGGCCTGCCTCGATGACGACCCCGAGGCGTGCGAGAGAAGCGACGGGTGCATAACGCAGAAAGTATGGAAGGGGCTCGGGGACAGGATAAAGGAGTTCCTGAACTCCATAAGCATAGAAGAGTTGAGCCATGAGGTAAAGGCCCACGGCGGGGAAGGCCCGGCCGAGGATAACGTGCGCTGCCCGCCCGCCTGA
- the nifS gene encoding cysteine desulfurase NifS has protein sequence MKKIYFDHNATTPVNPEVFEAMRPYLTGEWGNPSSIHWAGRGPRKAVDEAREAVSGFLNCSPPELIFTSSGSESDNLAIKGVAFSKKAKGNHIITTKVEHPAVLNTCKQLAKDGFDVTFLDVDEEGMLDLNELEKSITPKTILITVMYANNETGVIFPIKEIGRIARERKVVFHTDAVQAAGKLPLDVKDLGCDLLSVSGHKLYAPKGVGALYVKRGVRLVPLIHGGHHERNRRGGTEDVAGIVALAKACEMALSEMAGEGERLSKLRDRIELGLMEAIPHVKRNGHPDKRIPNTANLSFEFVEGESLLLSLDMLGMAASSGSACTSGSLEPSHVLLAMGLPHELSHGSVRFSLGSSTTEEDVDYLVEKMPPIVERMRNMSPLWSEAEGKAANISFQEKGGR, from the coding sequence TTGAAAAAGATATACTTCGACCATAACGCCACCACGCCGGTAAACCCGGAGGTCTTCGAGGCCATGAGGCCGTACCTTACCGGCGAGTGGGGTAACCCGTCGAGTATCCACTGGGCCGGGAGGGGTCCGAGGAAGGCGGTGGACGAGGCGAGGGAGGCGGTAAGCGGCTTTCTTAACTGCAGCCCGCCGGAGCTGATCTTTACGAGTTCCGGCAGCGAGAGCGACAACCTGGCGATAAAGGGGGTCGCATTTTCTAAAAAAGCCAAAGGCAACCACATCATAACGACGAAGGTCGAGCACCCGGCGGTGCTTAATACCTGCAAGCAGCTGGCAAAGGACGGTTTTGACGTGACCTTCCTCGACGTCGACGAGGAAGGCATGCTCGACCTGAATGAGCTTGAGAAGAGCATAACCCCGAAGACCATACTCATAACGGTCATGTACGCCAATAACGAGACCGGGGTTATATTCCCCATAAAGGAGATAGGCAGGATAGCCCGGGAGCGGAAGGTGGTTTTCCACACCGACGCCGTGCAGGCGGCGGGCAAGCTGCCGCTTGACGTAAAGGATCTCGGCTGCGACCTCCTGAGCGTCTCCGGCCACAAGCTATACGCGCCAAAGGGCGTGGGCGCCCTCTACGTCAAGAGGGGCGTCAGGCTGGTGCCCCTTATCCACGGCGGGCACCACGAGAGGAACAGGCGCGGCGGCACCGAGGACGTGGCCGGCATAGTGGCGCTCGCGAAGGCGTGCGAGATGGCCCTGAGCGAGATGGCCGGGGAGGGCGAGCGTCTCTCCAAGCTCAGGGACAGGATCGAGCTGGGTCTCATGGAGGCGATACCGCATGTCAAGCGGAACGGCCACCCCGATAAGAGGATACCCAACACCGCGAACCTGAGCTTCGAGTTCGTCGAGGGCGAGTCACTTCTCTTGAGCCTCGACATGCTCGGCATGGCGGCCTCGAGCGGCTCGGCATGCACCTCCGGGAGCCTCGAGCCCTCGCATGTGCTGCTTGCCATGGGGCTCCCGCACGAGCTCTCGCACGGCTCGGTGAGGTTCAGCCTCGGCAGCTCCACCACCGAAGAGGACGTGGATTATCTCGTGGAGAAGATGCCCCCCATAGTCGAGAGGATGAGGAACATGTCGCCGCTGTGGAGCGAGGCGGAGGGCAAGGCCGCCAACATAAGCTTCCAGGAAAAGGGCGGCCGTTAA
- the nifU gene encoding Fe-S cluster assembly scaffold protein NifU: protein MYSEKVMDHFSNPRNVGELDDPSGIGTVGNPACGDIMKLTIKVEDDVIKDVKFKTFGCGAAIATSSMVTELVKGKHLDEAEKISNNSVAEALDGLPPVKMHCSNLAADALHAAIEDYKKREDSK from the coding sequence ATGTACTCCGAAAAGGTGATGGACCACTTCTCCAACCCGCGTAACGTAGGGGAGCTGGACGACCCGAGCGGTATCGGCACGGTCGGGAACCCGGCCTGCGGCGATATAATGAAGCTCACCATAAAGGTCGAGGACGACGTCATAAAGGACGTAAAGTTCAAGACCTTCGGCTGCGGCGCGGCCATAGCCACGAGCTCGATGGTCACGGAGCTCGTCAAGGGAAAGCATCTCGACGAGGCCGAGAAGATCTCGAATAACAGCGTGGCCGAGGCCCTCGACGGCCTGCCGCCCGTTAAGATGCACTGCTCCAACCTCGCCGCCGACGCGCTCCATGCCGCTATCGAAGACTACAAGAAGAGAGAAGACTCGAAGTAA